In Candidatus Poribacteria bacterium, one DNA window encodes the following:
- the zapB gene encoding cell division protein ZapB, with the protein MEQFIPDDLVAKLEDRISQAVKRIHSLQETVQLLEDEEAGLRQTIAGLEDRVRELESEVARLKHLEEENAQIVERHQALSQHLRQLVAHLEQNLQE; encoded by the coding sequence GTGGAGCAGTTCATCCCCGACGATCTCGTCGCCAAGCTCGAAGACCGCATCTCGCAAGCCGTCAAGCGGATCCACTCGTTGCAGGAAACTGTCCAGCTCCTTGAGGATGAGGAAGCCGGTCTACGCCAGACCATCGCCGGACTGGAAGACCGCGTTCGCGAGCTGGAGAGTGAAGTCGCCCGGCTGAAGCATCTCGAAGAAGAGAACGCGCAGATCGTCGAGCGTCACCAGGCGCTGTCACAGCATCTGCGCCAGTTGGTCGCCCATCTCGAGCAGAACCTGCAAGAGTAG
- a CDS encoding DNA-3-methyladenine glycosylase 2 family protein: MATVIAHIPLRSPLDLAATLAMGQTFCWSLADGWHIGSLGGTFVRVRPHEGGLFAQADASAEDLAHRIAEYFDADRDMGELHRRLSAIDENVADAVAFCPEVRILRQPLWECLAGFILSSVNNVARITGIVRRLSQRFGERRRLEYTEGYAFPSPERLAEAAPQELVACGTGFRHRALREAAAAVAEGRLTGEGLSVLSYDRAHAALRTLHGVGDKIADCVALYALGMGEACPIDVWIRRELERLYFGGRQVPVATIRAFVRERYGTDAGYAQLYLYHRGRMRSRSV, translated from the coding sequence ATGGCGACCGTCATCGCCCACATTCCGCTGCGTTCGCCGCTGGACCTCGCCGCGACCCTCGCGATGGGACAGACGTTCTGCTGGAGCCTCGCCGACGGATGGCACATCGGCTCGCTCGGCGGAACCTTCGTGCGCGTGCGCCCTCACGAAGGAGGACTCTTCGCCCAAGCCGACGCATCCGCTGAAGACCTCGCCCACCGGATCGCCGAGTACTTCGACGCAGATCGGGACATGGGCGAACTGCACCGACGACTCAGCGCCATCGATGAGAATGTCGCGGACGCAGTGGCGTTCTGCCCCGAGGTCCGCATCCTCCGGCAGCCGCTCTGGGAATGCCTTGCCGGGTTCATCCTGTCGAGCGTGAACAACGTCGCACGAATCACGGGCATCGTGCGTCGGCTCTCGCAACGGTTCGGAGAACGCCGACGTTTAGAGTACACCGAGGGCTACGCGTTCCCGTCGCCGGAGCGGCTCGCGGAAGCGGCGCCCCAAGAACTCGTTGCGTGCGGTACGGGGTTCCGGCATCGGGCTCTTCGCGAAGCTGCGGCGGCAGTCGCCGAGGGCAGGCTGACCGGCGAAGGGCTCAGCGTTCTATCGTACGACAGAGCGCACGCTGCGCTGCGAACGTTGCACGGCGTCGGCGACAAGATCGCCGACTGCGTTGCGCTCTATGCCCTGGGCATGGGCGAGGCGTGTCCCATCGACGTGTGGATCCGCCGGGAGCTCGAGCGGCTCTACTTCGGCGGCAGGCAGGTGCCCGTGGCGACGATTCGCGCGTTCGTCCGGGAGCGATACGGCACAGACGCCGGCTACGCCCAACTCTATCTCTACCATCGAGGGCGCATGCGCAGCCGCTCGGTGTGA